From the Panthera leo isolate Ple1 chromosome C1, P.leo_Ple1_pat1.1, whole genome shotgun sequence genome, one window contains:
- the GFI1 gene encoding zinc finger protein Gfi-1, giving the protein MPRSFLVKSKKAHSYHQPRSPGPDYSLRLENVLAPGGADSTSSAGGAKTEPRGRLSPDSQMTEAPDRASASPGSCEGSVCDRSSEFEDFWRPPSPSVSPASEKSVCPSLDEAQPFPLPFKPYSWSGLAGSDLRHLVHSYRPCAALERGAGLGLFCERAPEPGHPAALYGPERAAGGAGAGAPGGGSAGGGAAGGAGLGLYGDFGPPAAGLYERPTAAAGGLYSERGHGLHADKGAGVKVESELLCTRLLLGGDSYKCIKCSKVFSTPHGLEVHVRRSHSGTRPFACEMCGKTFGHAVSLEQHKAVHSQERSFDCKICGKSFKRSSTLSTHLLIHSDTRPYPCQYCGKRFHQKSDMKKHTFIHTGEKPHKCQVCGKAFSQSSNLITHSRKHTGFKPFGCDLCGKGFQRKVDLRRHRETQHGLK; this is encoded by the exons ATGCCGCGTTCGTTCCTTGTCAAGAGCAAGAAGGCTCACAGTTACCACCAGCCGCGCTCCCCGGGACCCGACTATTCCCTCCGCCTGGAGAACGTACTGGCGCCAGGCGGAGCAG ACAGCACCTCGAGCGCAGGAGGGGCGAAGACAGAGCCCCGGGGTCGTTTGTCCCCCGACTCACAGATGACTGAGGCCCCTGACAGAGCCTCCGCATCTCCGGGCAGCTGTGAGGGCAGCGTCTGCGACCGGAGCTCAGAGTTTGAGGATTTCTGGAGGCCTCCGTCGCCCTCTGTGTCTCCAG CCTCAGAGAAGTCGGTGTGCCCGTCGCTGGACGAAGCCCaacccttccccctgcccttcaAGCCATACTCGTGGAGCGGCCTAGCGGGTTCTGACCTGCGGCACTTGGTGCACAGTTACCGGCCGTGCGCGGCCCTGGAGCGCGGCGCGGGCCTGGGCCTCTTCTGCGAGCGCGCCCCGGAGCCAGGCCACCCCGCGGCGCTCTACGGCCCGGAGCGGGCTGCGGGCGGCGCAGGGGCCGGGGCGCCCGGGGGAGGCAGCGCAGGAGGTGGCGCTGCCGGCGGCGCGGGCCTGGGGCTCTACGGCGACTTCGGGCCCCCGGCGGCAGGGCTGTACGAGCGGCCGACGGCGGCGGCCGGCGGGCTGTACTCTGAGCGCGGCCACGGGCTGCACGCGGACAAGGGCGCCGGCGTCAAGGTGGAGTCGGAGCTGCTGTGCACCCGCTTGCTGCTGGGCGGCGACTCCTACAAGTGCATCAAGTGCAGCAAG GTGTTCTCCACGCCGCACGGGCTCGAGGTGCACGTGCGCAGGTCCCACAGCGGCACGAGACCCTTTGCGTGCGAGATGTGCGGCAAGACCTTCGGGCACGCGGTGAGCCTGGAGCAGCACAAAGCCGTGCACTCGCAG GAACGAAGCTTTGACTGTAAGATCTGTGGCAAGAGCTTCAAGAGGTCATCTACGCTGTCCACACACTTGCTTATCCATTCAGACACCCGGCCCTACCCTTGTCAGTACTGTGGCAAGAGGTTCCACCAAAAGTCAGACATGAAGAAACACACCTTCATTCACACTG GTGAGAAGCCCCACAAATGCCAGGTGTGTGGGAAGGCATTCAGCCAGAGCTCCAACCTCATCACCCACAGCCGCAAGCACACAGGCTTCAAACCCTTTGGCTGTGACCTTTGTGGGAAGGGCTTCCAGAGGAAGGTGGACCTCAGGCGGCACCGGGAGACACAGCATGGGCTCAAATGA